GTAGCCTGTAACCTGATCGCAGGTCAGCAGGAAAGCCAGAAAACACGCGTTTCGTACGAGTTTTTTCATAGAAAACTTGGATAACTAATTGGGTTATTAGACACTAGGACAGACCACGATGGGCTTGTCTTGATAAAATAAAGCAAGGGGTTGTCGGGATTATTTTACTGTATTCGGAGCGGCTTATTTTACTGAAAAAATTCAACGTTCGGTTCTTGAGCGCGTTACACATTCATTTTTGTCCACATTTCGGTGGAAAATAATCAACTGCCTTCCTAGTTAGTATTGAATTCGGCCAGTCTCGTAGTAATTGGTGGCCACTGGCGATTGCTCCGGCGGAGCAGGATCGGGTGTTAGGAATTGAACTGCGAAGAAACAGGATTGGCGGCTTTTTCGGACGCTGAGGCAGGTTAAGAAATTGTGATTTTAATCGGGAGAATAATGAAGAAAAGTTTACTTGACATTTTGACGGATTGACTGGCCGGAGTACTTACTGCCGGTTTTTGGAGTCGATGAGGATGGTCACCGGGCCGTCGTTCAGCAAGGAGACTTTCATGTCAGCCCCGAATTCACCGGTTTCGATTGGTTTGCCCAAATCCGCCGAAAGCTGCTGGATCATTTGTTCGTAGAGGGGAACGGCCACCTCGGGCCGGGCGGCTTCGATGAACGACGGGCGGTTGCCTTTTTTGGTACTGGCGTGCAGCGTAAACTGGCTAATGAGCAGAATAGAGCCGTCGACGGCTTTCAGGTCCAGGTTCATTTTGCCTTCCGCATCGCCGAAAATCCGCATGCCAACAATTTTTTTGCTGAGCCAGTCGAGGTCTTCGCGCGTATCCTCGTGAGTGATGCCCAGCAGAATGAGAAAACCAGTGCCAATCTGGCCTTTTACGTGTCCGTCGATGGTGACGGAGGCTTCGGAAACGCGTTGAATAACTGCAATCACGGGTCAAATACTAAGGAGTAAACTGGCAATGAGAAAATAAACGCCGATACCGATCAGGTCGTTAACGGTTGTGATAAACGGGCCGGAGGCAATTGCGGGGTTAATCCCAAACTGATTCAGGACGATGGGCGTGATGGTACCCATAAACGACGCCAGCAGGACCACGGTAAGCAGGGCCAGCGAAACCACCGGTACCAGCCGCGGTTCACCGATCAGCAGGCAGTATGAACCGGCCAGCGAGCCGATGATTAACCCGTTGATGAGGGCCACCAGCACCATTTTAGCCAGCCGCTGACCCACCGTTGCGCTCAGCCCCGACTTTTCGGCCAGGCTCTGCACGATCAGCGAAGCGGTCTGAATGCCGACGTTGCCGCCGGTGGAACCGATGATCGGAATGAAAGCCGCCAGGGCGGCAATTTTGCTCAACTGGGCGTTGAACGTGTTAATAACCGTTGCGGCCAGCAAACTGCCGACGGCCCCGGCAATCAGCCACGGCAACCGGGCTCCGACGAGCTTCCAGATGGTATCGTCTTCCTCTTCGACATCGCCCGTGATACCGGTAATGGCCTGGATGTCAAGCTCGGCCTGTTCGGTGATTACGTCCACCACGTCGTCAATGGTGATCTGGCCCAAGAGCCGTCCCTGCACATTAACCACCGGTACGGCTTCGAGGTCATACCGTTGCATTACTTCGGCCACCTCCTGAACGGGGCGGTAGGTTTCCACAAAAATGACGTCCTCCTCGTAGATGTCGGCAATTTTGGCGGCTTTGCGCGCCAGCACGATTTTCTTCAGCGACACCCGACCCACGAGCTTTTCCCCGTCGTCGACCACATAAACCGAATAGACGTTCTCCACATTTTCGGCCTGCTGCCGGATTTCCTCCACGCACTGGGTAACGGTCAGGTTGAGGTTGATCTTGATGAGCTCTTTTTGCATCAATCCCCCGGCAACATCTTCGTCGTAGTGCAGCAGATCAAGGATAAACCGGGCCTGTTCGCGGTCGGTCAGCAGGGCGATAACTTCCTCGCGGGTCTGAATGGGCTGTTCATTCAGCAGGTCCACGGCATCATCCGAATCCATTTCATCGACGTACTGCGCCAGTTCTCCGGAGGTGAAACTTTGCAGAAACTCCCGCCGGTCAATGACTTCCAGGTTGGCCAGGATTTCGGCTCCCACTTTCTTATCGAGCAACGCCAGCAGATACCGGGCTGATTCGGTATCCAATTCGTAGAGAATTCCGGAGATATCGGCCGGATACAGCTCTTCCATCTCCGTCCGCAACGTCGCGTCGTCGTGCGTGTCGATGGCCGTCTGAATGTGCTCTACGTATTCTTTGGTAAGCTCGAACGTCATGTATGGCAAGAGTGAATGATGGACGATGAATAGACCGATTGCTTATTTCATCGTCTCCTGTTCATCATTCATCAGTAACGTTAATTGAACAAATTCCGCCACGCCCAGCTGTTCGGCCCGTTTGTCGAGCAGCGGGTGAGAGAGCAGGCTTTCCGGCGGATTTAGCGGTTTCAGCGCGTTCCGGAGCGTTTTCCGGCGGTTGTTGAAACCCTGTTTGACGACCTGCTTAAATTTCTTTTCGTCGCAGGGCAGGGCCACCACGCTGTTCCGGCGCAGGCTGATAACGCCCGACTGCACATTGGGCGGGGGCGAAAAAACGCTGGCGTCGACCGTGAATTCGTATTTGATGTCGTAGTACGCCTGCAGTAAAACGCTCAGAATGCCGTAATCCTTGTTACCAGGGGGCGAAGCAATCCGCTGCGCTACTTCCCGTTGCAGCATACAAACGACTTCCGGGACCTGCTGGCGGTATTCTAATACTTTAAATAGAATTTGCGACGAAATGTTATACGGGAAGTTGCCAATAATGGCCAGCGGCTCCAAAAACTGGGTCGACAGGTCCATTCTGAGGAAATCGCCTTCCAGGATGCGACCGTGCAGCGCTGGAAAGTGGGCGTTCAGGTAAACAATCGATTCGGTGTCGATTTCGACGACGTGGGTGGTGTAGGGCAGACCGTCTTTCAGCAGGTACTGCGTCAGAACGCCCATACCGGGTCCGATTTCCAGAACGGTTTTGTAGCCGTTGTGACCGGTTAGCAGTCCGGCGATGCGTTCGGCAATGCTGAGGTCTTTTAAAAAATGCTGACCCAGGTGTTTTTTGGCCCGGACGGCATCGTCGCGGCCGGGTGCCGACCGGTCGGGTTTGGTTGATTTTGATTTTTTTCCGTAAGAACGATCAGACATATATCCACCATTTTGAGTTACAAAGGTACGCTTACCAAGTGATGAACGGTATAAAATCCGGTGGCATTTGCTGGGAGATTTGGTTAATTTTACGGCTTTCGGGTCGATCCGTCATTAATTCATGCAGAAGGGCGTTATTCATTACGATGAGTTGACCGAATGCGGGCTGTTTAAAGATGCCAGCGGCCAAATCTATGTGTTCCGGAAAGGTGACCCGGTTTATCAGCGGGTGTGGACGGATCCAACGCCGGAAAAACCGTTGGTTGCCGCCCCCTCCAGAACCGAGCCCGGCCCCGCCCGGCCCGCTGTGATGGCCGGGAAACCGTTGCTGGCAACCCCGCAATCCCGTTCTGCCGTACTGCGGACGAGCCGGTTGAAGTTTCTGAACTGGGCGGGCATGGCATTGTCCGGACTGGCTCTGCTGTTGCTGATCAACATCGGGGGCGAACCCCGTAAAGACGGTATGGGCACGAATCCAAAGCTCATCGAATCGATTTGGGCCGTTGCCGCCGGGGGGTTGCTGCTGGTTCAACTGATTTATTTCAGCATTGGGGCCGCCCGATCACGAATACGTACGAATTACTGGGGAATTGTCGTTTGTACAGTATTTGCCAGTTTGCTCATGCAGGGTTGCGAAAACTACCAGGCCGACCGGGTGGCCGACGTTTACACCATCATACTGGGCATTCTGTTGATAGTCGTTTATTTGCTGCCGAGGCAGAAAAATGGATGACAGTATTCCTTATTTATAGTTAACTACCGGAAGCGGCTGCGGTAAGCTTGCTTCCCGATACAAAATATACGACGCACACAACGAATGAATCAGTCATCTTTCCGGGCCAACGGCCTGTTTTTTTTAGTACTTCTTCTGCTGTTCCAGGGGTGTGGCCGAAAAGAGAAAAAAGCCGAGAAACAACCCGAAACCAAACCCGCGGGCATTAGCAACATCCTGTTTTTCATGGAAACGTCGGCCAGCATGGGCGGCTACCTGAAAGGAGAAACCAACTTCAAAGTGGCTGTATCCGAACTGGTCACCAAAATGAATCAGGTGGCCCCGGTTGAAGTATGGACCATTGCCGGAAAGCCGCAGCCATTTGTCGGAGGCTACAATCAGTTTGTAGTAAACCTGGCGACAACGCCCCTGGCCAACGAACGGAGTTCGGAACTGCACAAAATCTTCAAGCAGGTAGGGGAGAAGGCCAAAGGAAATACCGTTGCGCTGCTGGTGTCGGACTGTATCCTTTCGTTTCCGGATGCCGAAATCAAAAAGAACCCCGAAATCAACCGTCAAAACGCGGAAAGCGTCCTGAAAAGCCAGGTGAACGACCAGTTTGCGGCCCTGAAAAAACAGGGCGTCAGCGCGACGGTTTTTGCCTACAGCTCCGGTTTCAACGGTACCTACTACGACTACCAGAACAACAAACACAAACTGACGGGCGAATCCCGGCCGTTTTACGTCTGGGTCATCGGCAAACAGGAATTGGTGGCCGATCTGAACCAGAAACTGAATGAAATGCTCATCACCAAACCCGCCAAACAACTGGATTTCGGCGCCAGCGGTGCGCTGAAGCAATACGATCTGTTCTTTTCCCTCAACAAAAAAGGCAACTGGCGGGCCGAGAAAGCGGGTATTTCCGAACTAGCGGTCAAACCCGCTAAACCGGCTGAATTTGCGGTGGGCGTTAACCTGGGCGCTTTGCCGACCTACGCGCAGGCCGAGGATTACATCCGGAAAAATCTGGCAGTAACGTCGTCCAACGCGACTGTCAAGCTGGTCAATGTTCAGAAGAAAGAAAAGGTGCCGACCGAACGCATCAAAGAGCGGGAATTGAAGCTGCTCAACCAGAACTCGCACGTTCTGACGTTCCGGGTCGAAAATCTTTATGATGAAAAAGCCGATGTAGCTGTTAAATTGCCGGTCCGATTCGACGACTGGTACGCCACCGGCTGGTCGACGATGGACGACCGGACGCCTTCGAGCCGGTTCAACAAAACCTTTGCGCTGGTCCACCTGATGAACGGTGTCAAGGAAGCCTACCAGTCGTCGGCCAACGATTTTCTGGTCCTGAATCTTACGTTGGAAAAATAAAATACCTCAATCCTGAAGGAGTCTGGCGGTGTACGTGCCGGTACCTTCGGGGGTGAAATGCAAACAAATACTAACCGCTACCCCAATGTTTGTAAACCTCTATGAACTCTGGCTGGGCCAGAACAACGACCCCATCTACGCTGACGAAATTTTTACCCCGGTTGGGCTCATTACGCTCTTATTCTCACTAGCGTTAGCGGCATTATTCTACCTGATTCTGGGCCGTTGGAAATCTGTTTTTTACCGTACGTCTCACTGGATCATCACGCTGGTCGTCGCCGGTATTTTCGGATACGCCTACGCGCTCTGGTACGCTCTGGACGCAACCGATGCGGAAGAGACCGATAGCTACATGCAGGGCTTTGGCGGAGTAAACTTATTGTATGCTCTAATTTACTTCTTTGTTTTTTCGTTACTCCTGAAGCGGTTTTCCATTTTTGCGAAACGAACTCCTTTCTGAACCCGGATTACCCAGAGTAAAGAAGTAACGGAACGTATCCGCACCGGAACGGCCCCGAATCAAGGATTCGCTACGAGATTCCGCGGTTTGTCAAATTCCGGTTAATTCTTTAATCCTGCCGCATCCCGGTTCCAGACTAGATCTGTCTATGAAACTATTTCTCTTCGGTATTGGCGGGACGGGCGCCCGCGTCCTTCGCTCGCTGACGATGTTACTGGCGGCTGGCGCCAAAGCCCCCGCGGATCTGACCATCATCCCCATTCTGCTTGACATGGACATGCAGAACGGGGACACGGAACGGGCGCTGCGGGAAGTTGAACTCTACCGCGCGATCCGCCGGGCGGCTTACAAAGACACGGCGGCCAGCCAGGGCGCACAGACCGAACGGCGGACGTTTTTTGCTACGCCCCTGCAACCGCTTGGTACGCTCCAGGCCGAAAATGCGCAGGAAAAAATCGGGGACTCGGTGCTGCCCAAGCTCACCGACCACGAAGGAACGTTTGAGGAGTTTCTGAGCGTCAGCAACATGGATGATATTGACCGGGAACTGCTCAAGCTGCTCTACGACAATTCGGCCAAGCCAACCAGCGCGGAACTGAAACTCAATCTGTCCGTCGGTTTTAAGGGCAATCCCAACATTGGCTCGGTGGTATTTAACGCGCTGGAAGATTCGGCGGTGTACAAATATTTTACCGGCGCTTTCAACGACCAGACCGACCGGATTTTCCTGATCAGTTCCATTTTTGGCGGAACCGGTTCGGCGGGTTTCCCGCAACTGGTCAAGCTGCTGCAGCACCCGAGCCAGAAAATCCAGATCCGCAACGCCAGGAAAGGGGCCGTCACGGTGATGCCGTATTTTGCGCTGGAGGAAAACAGCCAGAGCGCCATTGACCAGAACCGTTTCCTGTCGAAAACAAAGGCTGCGCTGTCGTACTACCAGACGCAGGTAAACCTGGACGCACTTTATTACATCGGCGACCGGCCCGGCAGCAAACTGTACCCGAACGTGGAGGGGGGAGCTAAGCAGACCAACAACGCCCACGTGGTGGAAATGCTGGCGGCTGCGTCCATTTTGGATTTTGCCAACAAACCCGAGGGCGAGTTCGGTGATGCCAAACGGTATTTTGAATACGGTCTGAAGCGCAACGACCGCACGCTCGACCTGCCGCATTTTTACGACCAGACCTACAACGGGCTGTTTGAACCCCTCATTCGGTTTGCCTACGCGGCCAAATTCTTCACCGACTTCGTGCCGAACAACCTGGGGGAAGCTTTTTCCAAAAACCTGGCGCTCTCGCAGAACCTCAGAACAAACACGTTCTACACCTCGCTGGACAATTTCATGACGCACCATTTCAAGACCTGGCTTAGCGAGATGGCGCAGAACGACCGGGCTTTTTATCCGTTCGATATGCAGAACGATTTCAACGCGATGGTGCGCTCGAAGCGGATCGAAACCGGGTTTTTCGACAAAGGAATCAGCGAGAAATTCCTGCGCGATCAGGCCGGGAGAACTGAGAATTCGCTCCAGGCGGCCTTCCCGGAACCGGAAAAGCGGTTTATGCAACTGCTCATCGAAGTAGCCGAAAAGTGCCGCGAAAAACTCGGCCCGCTGAACCGGCAACTGTCGGATGCTGCTGTTTAAGTTATTTCACAGATTTAGCGGAGATCATCCGAGTGTATCAGAGACTCCGCTTAGCCCTGATTCCCTCTGATAAACGCTGCGAAATAGTATTTTAAATATGCCACATATTCTCAGAATTGATAACGACCCCAACGTCAGCCAGCAGAACCACCAGGACTGGACGGGTTCGCACACGGGGCTGACGGGCAACCGCATCGAACACATTCCTGACACGCTTTCCGGCGCGGCTGGCGGAGCCGCCGGGGCCGCAGCGAAAGCCGGAACGTCGATTCCCTCGCCGTTTGCGCGGCTGTATCTGTTCGATACGGCGTTCCGAATGGTTAAAAACAACCAGAACCCGCGCGAACTGTCGCTGTATCACGTTCTGGTGTCGCACGCGCTCGACATGCTGGAGCTGCTGTTTCAGGCCGGCAACAGCGCCGACCTGACCTACCGGGTCTGGAACCGGGCCGATCGCCTGGATGCGCTGCGTCAGAAGGCCAACAGCTCAACGACCGTCCGGCATGCGCACCAGATTCTGGCCAAGGCGCTGGAGCTGGATTTCCGGAACGAACTCGGCACGATCCAGCAGTTTACGCTCATTTATTACAAGGGGGCCCTGCTCGGCGGCACCTCACCGCTGACGCTGGTTTTTACCTCGCCCAACTGGGAGCAGGAACGGCAGAACAAGTTTATCGATCCGCCCAAAAGCACCACCGGCCGCACCTTATTCCAGAATGAATACATTCCCCTGCAGGACCGCGACACGGCTTTTGTAACCTACCTGCGACGGCTTTACGATCAGTACAAAGATTACCTGCCCGCCAAAAGCGGTTTTGCAGAATTTCTCTACAAGGCGTTTTTTGATAACGCCGTGCAACTGCCGGTAGAAGGAAACACCACGCTGTCGAACTTCGAGCCGATCCAAATCGGGGGCGAAGGTAACTCGACCCTGCAGGTCCTGCCGGGGCTGGCTCTTTACAAGGTGCGCGAAAACGACGTGCTGGACGACATCGAGGAAAACAGCGATTTCGTGATGCAGCCCACAGTTTCGTACTACCAGCAGGAAAGCCGTAACGGAGCACCCACGAACGTTAGAAAACCGCTGGCGCTCGCGTCGCGTATGGACGTGGCCGGGCGGTATGTTAAAAATACCAACTGGAACCCGCAAACGGTTATCCTGCGGTCGATGCTGAACAACCTGAGCGAAGGCGGATTGCTGGCCGAACGCTATTTGCCGGGCGTCGACAATGTACGGTATCCGTTCCTGGCGACCGACGATTTTCTGGAGGATTTCCTGATTCAGGTGCCGTTCAAGATCAATAACAAACGGTTTTTTACGGGAACCATTGGAGAGTGTGAATTCTTGCTGCCGGTGCGGAAGGAATACTTCAACTTCTTCCGGATTGAAGATTTGCAGAAGCAGTTCAGCTTTTCGGCCGAACACCGCGGAACCGATAAAATCATCACGGCCACCCTGCGGATACCGATTCGCAACAACCGCACGATTGAATTTCGGAAGGAATATAACCTGTCGCGTCCGGAAACCGTCGTTGATTTCCGGGCCGGGCTGGCTTTCTTCCCGTTCTACCGCGTGACGGTGCCGGATCTGCAAAACCTCAATCAGTACCACGTCATGCTGGCCGACGTCAGCGATCCAAGCATCGGCTTCCGGGCGCACAATTCGGTCCAGTTTTACGAACTGCCCAACATCATCGCCGGGAAACCGCTCAACGTGCCGACGCCCGAACCGCGCTCACCGAAAGTCAACCCGCTACCGGCTTCGTATTTTTACAAAGTGCCGCAGGCTTTCGACGTGATGGAAATCCGGCTGGAGCGGAACGGTATTCCGTACCGTGGGCTGGTTCTGCCGCTGTTTACGACCATTGCCGAGAAGGGTTACAAAAACTTTACGTTTGCTATCGACTTTGGAACATCCAACACGCACATCGCCTACACCGATGCCGCCATGGGCGACGTGGAACCCAAAGCGCTGACGGTGAGCGATCAGGTGACGGCGCTCGACAAGGACGAACTGCAGATGGTGCTGTTCAACAAACCATATGAGGGCTACGAAGCGCAGACCGTTTACGACAAATACCGGCTTCCGGCCAGCTACGGCGGTATTGTTCCGCTGGACGCCCTGATTCGGCGCGAGTTCATTCCGGCCATCATCGGCAAGGAGTTTGGCTCGCCCTTCTCGTTTCCGCTGCGGACGACGGTATACGAAAAAAGCGGCTTTACGGACAGCGGGAACAACCTGTTTGCCAAGGTCAACCTGGGCTTCAACATTGATCTGGAAGAAGGCAGTACGGGCGTCAACCACTACGTGACGAACCTGAAATGGCTGTTTGAAAACCAGCCCGGCGACACGCTGAACCGGCCGAGGGTGCGGGCTTTCTTTGAAACGTTGTTGTTACTGATCCGCAACAAAGTGATTTTGAATCAGGGTAATGTTCAGCAAACAGCGGTGTCCTGGCTGGCGCCGTCGAGTATGCGGGCTGTTACCGAAGACAACCTGGTGCAGGAGTGGGAGCAGGCTTTCCGGAACGTGTTTGGCACGACGAGCAATTTCCGGTCCCGCCCGGTTCCGGAGTCACTGGCTCCGTATTTCTATCTGGTGAAAAACGGCGTTAAGTCGTTTGCCGATACCGTCAACGTGGATATTGGGGGCGGAACGGCCGATATCATGCTGTTTATGAAGCAGCAGGGCCGTTACCTGAACACCTCATTCCGGTTTGCCGGGTACGACATCTGGGGCGGTGGGCTGGATGAACAGGGCCATCCGTCGCACCGCAAGGACAATGGTTTCGTCAAGAATTACCTGGCCTACCGACGGACGCTCAACCAGGCACCCGCGCGGGAGGACTCCATTCTGGACACCTTCCTGAATAAGCCAGAGCTAACCGCCGAGGACATTGTTAGTTTACTGTTCAAGTACGATAGTCATTTCAAGTTTACACAGTCCATTCAGGACGGCAAACCTGCCCTGCGGATTGTTCTGTACCTGCACTACAGCGCCATTGTCTACCACCTGGTGCAACTGCTCGAGTCGCATCATCTGGCCCTGCCGCGCTACCTGACGTTTACGGGACGGGGAAGTCAGTACCTGGCGATGCTCGGGTCGCGTTCGCGTCTGATCCAGTTTACCAAAATGCTGTTCAAGGCGTACTCCAAGCAACCGATCCCGACGGATTTTGAAGTTCTACTTTCCGACAATCCGAAGGAAACAACGGCCAACGGAGCGGTGCTGTATGAAAACGCCGGGGCCGAAAAAGTCCAGTACGAAAACCGGGAAACGACCAGCTACTGGGGGAATCTGCCCGAAACCGCCGAAGAAGGGCAGGAGCCGCAACCGAATTTTGCCTTTGAATACCGCCGGACGAAAATCGGGGAGGTGAGCCCGCAGCGCGAGTTCCACCACTCGGTGTTGCACAACATGAAGCAGTTTCTGGAACTGACGCTGCTCGACCGCGACATTGCCTATTTCCTGAGCGAATACAACATCCAGACGCCCGAACGGTATGTCGAGTACCTGGTTGGCTCGGATATCACGCGCGGGGGGCGGCTGTACGACAGCTACATGCTGGCGCGGATGGGTTTTGAACAGCGGCCAAACGATGCGCTGGGCGAAACCTACTTCTTTTTGCCGCTCAAACATGCACTCTATGAGTTGTCGAAACACATTGCCGAATCGTAACTATCAACTTACTAACCACCGACTCAACGGATGATTGCTTCCATTACCCGCTGGTGCCTGCTGCTTAGCGTGTTGCTGTTGAACCGACCGGCTTTTGCCCAGACTGATGCCGAATACCGGGTAAACCTCGAGCAGGCTTCCTTTCTGCTTATTAAAACAACGGTTGAGTTTCTGACGACCGACCGGCAGACGTTTCCGAATGTGCAGACGACGCAGTGCGACTGTGACTCGTACGACAGTTTGAAAGCGTTTATCAAACAGAACGATTTGGTTGGAGCGGATAAACTGGTGGACGAATCTCGGCGGAGGGCCGCGCAGCACATTGCCCAGATCAACCAACCCCGGACGGCCTTGAATGAAATTAAAGACTATCTGATTCAGAAAATCGCGTCGGGCAACCGGGAGGAGCGGAAGAATCTGCCCACCTACGCGGCTTTCGAAGCATCTCTGGACGACATCATCAACCGCACGGTTTCTCCCGGAACGGCCACACCGGTATCCCAGAAACCGGCGACGGTTTCGGAGTCGGCGGGGCTGCCCGATACGCTGGAAACGCCCTCCCCACCGATTACCCCCACCCCAACTAATCAATCAAACTGGATTTCTATGGCTGGAATTGCGCTTTTTTTATCCATACTTAGTCTTATTGGCGTTGCTTTTCTAACGTACACCGTATTAAAAAACCAGAAGCCGGACCAGTCGGCGCGGGATATACAATTTGATTCACAACTGGCAAAGCTGGCCGACCGGGTGACGAAGCTGGAGGTCCGTAAAAACCAGCCCAATGAGAGTTTTCAGGTGAATGCGCAACTGGAAGCCCTCGAAAGAGCCGTTCGGCAACTCGAGCAGAACCGGGCCGAGAAACCGGCAGCTCCGCAACCGGCCCCCGCTCCTAAAGTACCGCTCGAACTCGTTCCGGCCGCACCGGCCAGCCCGGATGAATCGGACGCGGCTGCGCGTCCGATGAACCGCTACCGTACCCCGTCCGTTGAAGCTCCTAAACCGACGGTTTTTTACGCACGAACCGCCGATCTGGGCGACGGTTTCAGCGCCGGGGGGCTACTGACCAAGCCTGAGCGGGACACGGTTTTCGACATCGTCCTGGAAAGTGATACCCAGGCAACTTACCAGATTTCGGAAAACCCGGATGCCCAGCGGCTGGCGTTGAGCGACCCGTATTCGTACCTCAATGATGCCTGCGAGTACCTGACGCAGCCCAACCCAACGAGCCGGATTCGTACGGAGCAGGTTGGCCGGCTG
This Larkinella insperata DNA region includes the following protein-coding sequences:
- the mgtE gene encoding magnesium transporter; this translates as MTFELTKEYVEHIQTAIDTHDDATLRTEMEELYPADISGILYELDTESARYLLALLDKKVGAEILANLEVIDRREFLQSFTSGELAQYVDEMDSDDAVDLLNEQPIQTREEVIALLTDREQARFILDLLHYDEDVAGGLMQKELIKINLNLTVTQCVEEIRQQAENVENVYSVYVVDDGEKLVGRVSLKKIVLARKAAKIADIYEEDVIFVETYRPVQEVAEVMQRYDLEAVPVVNVQGRLLGQITIDDVVDVITEQAELDIQAITGITGDVEEEDDTIWKLVGARLPWLIAGAVGSLLAATVINTFNAQLSKIAALAAFIPIIGSTGGNVGIQTASLIVQSLAEKSGLSATVGQRLAKMVLVALINGLIIGSLAGSYCLLIGEPRLVPVVSLALLTVVLLASFMGTITPIVLNQFGINPAIASGPFITTVNDLIGIGVYFLIASLLLSI
- the rsmA gene encoding 16S rRNA (adenine(1518)-N(6)/adenine(1519)-N(6))-dimethyltransferase RsmA — encoded protein: MSDRSYGKKSKSTKPDRSAPGRDDAVRAKKHLGQHFLKDLSIAERIAGLLTGHNGYKTVLEIGPGMGVLTQYLLKDGLPYTTHVVEIDTESIVYLNAHFPALHGRILEGDFLRMDLSTQFLEPLAIIGNFPYNISSQILFKVLEYRQQVPEVVCMLQREVAQRIASPPGNKDYGILSVLLQAYYDIKYEFTVDASVFSPPPNVQSGVISLRRNSVVALPCDEKKFKQVVKQGFNNRRKTLRNALKPLNPPESLLSHPLLDKRAEQLGVAEFVQLTLLMNDEQETMK
- the dtd gene encoding D-aminoacyl-tRNA deacylase, which produces MIAVIQRVSEASVTIDGHVKGQIGTGFLILLGITHEDTREDLDWLSKKIVGMRIFGDAEGKMNLDLKAVDGSILLISQFTLHASTKKGNRPSFIEAARPEVAVPLYEQMIQQLSADLGKPIETGEFGADMKVSLLNDGPVTILIDSKNRQ